Within Streptomyces albofaciens JCM 4342, the genomic segment CTCGCCTTCGGCGCGGTCAAGCTCCAGCCCTGGGTCCACAAGGGCAAGGTCAAGCCCCGCCAGGTCACGACGCTGGCGCTGTCCTTCGACCACCGCCTGGTCGACGGCGAACTGGGCTCGAAGGTCCTCGCGGACATCGCCGCGATCCTCGAACACCCGAAGCGCCTGATCACCTGGGCGTAAGCGGTACCGGCCTGACAAGCGGGCGGGCCCGGAGCGACCGGCATGGTCGTCTCCGGGCCCGCCCGGTGGCGTCTGTGTCTGGTCAGCCCCGGATGAGGCGGCTGTGTCCGCCGGCCCCGGATGAGGCGTTCGCGTCTCTCAGCCCCGGATGATCTCCACTGCGCGGCCGAGGTGCCCCACGGGCCCGTCCGGCGCGTTGTGGCCGCCCTGGGCCGCGCCCTTCGTCAGCGCGATCCCGCCCCACAGCGCGGCCACGAGCAGCGCGACCATGACGGTGGTCCGAGCACGTCGGCCGGCGGTCGTCCTGGACTGCATGGTGGTCTCCCCTTGCGTACGGTTCGGAGCCTGACCGGCCCCTCCCTTCCATTACGTCACGGGAGAACGCCGATTTCGTACGCGCCAGGTACAGACTCACGTCAGCCTTAAGTCGGACACCGGCCGGTCCCTGGGTACATCCTCCGACAGATCGCGGGTCCGACGACGGGCCACTTCCCCGGCTGGCCCCGGGGCGGGGGACGGGCCTCAGGCGCTGAGCCCGGGCAGTGTCCAGGCGGAATCGTGGTGGTTGAACCCTATATGCGGGTAGTAGCCGACCGCGCCCGGTGCCGAGAGCAGGATCAGCTTGGCCTGCGGGGCCGCTTCCCGCGTGACGCGGATGAGGTCGCGCCCGACGCCCTGCCCCTGGAACTCGGCGTCGACAGCGAGGTCGCTGAGGTACGTGGCGTAGGCCCCGTCGGTCATCGAGCGGGCGATGCCGATGAGACGGCCGTCCTCGGTACGGGCGGTGACGACGAGGTTGGCGCCGGCCAGCATGCGGGTGAAGCGCTCCGCGTCCTCCACCGGGCGGCGCTCGGCGAGGGTGGACGCGCGGTAGAGGGCCGCGGCTTCCCCGACGTCCAGGCTGGCGCCGACAACGTGCTCACACTTCCACATAAGGGGCGTCTCCTTCGCCATTTCTCCGGGCCTCGCCGGAGCGGGTGAGTCCACCCCCGGCCGGTAGGTCCCACTCCCGGCCGGGTTTCCGGTTGACCTGCCGCACCAGCATGATCGACCACCCGGTGATCCGCGAAGGGAAAGGCGATCCGCGAAGGGAAAGGCGATCCGCGAAGGGAAAGGCCGACGGCAAATGCGTCTGGGCACGAGGAGGCTACGGGCGAGGCCCCCTCCCGTCCCAAATGGAGTTGCCGACGCTGCCCTGCCTGCTTATCGTCGGCCGGATGAGCAGCCCGACGATCATCCGCCCCTACCGCCCCGAGGACGAACCGGATGTCACCGACCTCTGGTCCCGCGCGGTACGTAAGGCCCACCCCTTCATCGAGGGCGAGGGCACGGGTGAGCGCGCGCGGCTGCTCCGGGAGGTCTACCTCGTCCAGGCGGACAACTGGGTCGCCGAGGACGAGCGCGACGGCAAGGTCCTCGGTCTCCTCGGCCTGCTCGGCTCCGAGGTCGGCGGCCTGTTCGTAGCCCCCGAGGCGCAGGGCCGCGGCATCGGCACCCAGCTCCTCGAACACGCCGCCGCCCTTCGAGGCGCCCTCACCCTCGAAGCCTTCGAACGCAACGAAGCGGCGCGCGCTTTCTACACCCACCTCGGCTTCACGGAGCGCTCGCGCCGTACGGACGAGTCCACCGGCGAGATCCTGGTCGCCCTGGACCGCCCGGCGCCCCTCCGCTCCGTCTCCTGGCTGCACGTAAGGGACGGCCGCCTGCTCAGCGTCCGTACGCGCGGCAACGACACGTTCTACCTCCCCGGCGGCAAGTACGAACCGGGCGAGACCGCCCCCGAGGCCCTGTCCCGCGAACTCGCGGAGGAACTGGGCCTGCACGTGCCGGCCGGCGAACTGCGACAGGCCTTCACCATCCACGCCACCGCGCACGGCGTGAACGCCGGCCGCCGCCTCCACATGACCTGCTTCACCGGCGGCCCGCAGGACATAGACCCCGCCCCCGGCCGCGAAATCGCCGAGTACGCATGGTTCGACCGCCACGAGTCGCGCGAACGCTGCGCCCCGGCACACATGCAGGTGGTCAACCGCCTGATCGCCGAGGGCCGCATGGCCGCATAACGGCGGCCCGCAGCTCCAATTCGGCGCTCAGGCGCGTGATGCGGTCGAAGATGGCTCGGTGGTGCAGGGCATCGGCCTCGCAGCACAACTCGGCAGCACTGATCGCCGGCGTCCTCAAGGAGATGTAGCTTCTGTGTCCGACTTCGCCTTCACAAAGTCCAGCTACAGCGGCGGCAACCCGGGCCAGGATTGCGTCGAGGCGGCAACCAACGTGCCCGCCGTCGTGGCTGTCCGCGACTCCAAGGACGCGTCGGGTCCCGTCTTGCTTTTCGGTGACCGCGAGTGGCTGGTCTTCCGGTCCGCCATAATCGCCGGGTGCACGCGCCCGGCGGCCCTCATCACGTGACAGAAACCGCCCGCCGAGCCTCGGCATACACCGCGCTGATTTCATCCATCGCGTCCCGCCAGTCCGGATCGCCGCAGTCGCGCGTGTGAATCAGGCCGGGTCCCGCTTCGGTCACAGCAGCGCCACAGGACGGGGAAAGAAAGGTCGGGTGGCCCTTCGGGGGCGGTGCTCACACTGCTGGATCGCTCCCGTAACCGTATCGACGGAGTGCCGTACCCGGCGGGTCCGTGATGGCATACCCCACCCCCTCCCCGGGCAGGCGCGCCCCGCACGACTCAGTGTCGAAAGGAACGTGTGATGCGAAGCAAGTGGGTGCGGCGGATTTCGGTGGCCGCGAGTGGGGCGGTTGCCGCGGGGGTGCTGCCGCTCGTGGTGGCGAGTCCGGCGCAGGCGTGGTCGGCGGACTGCCAGAAGTACCTGCGGCAGAAGGGCTACAGCGTCCCCACCGGCGGCGAGGCCGCCAAGGCGTGCTCGATCGCGGAGGACGGTGAAGGGTCGGCGTACTCGCTCGACATCTGCCGGACGCGGCTGGAGTCGCTGCACGTGAAGAACAAGCACTCGGTGCCCGCGTGCAAGAAGGGCGCTGCGCGGTAGGGGCGCCACGTACGGGAGGGAGGGCCCTGGCGGCTACGGTCGCCAGGGCCCTCCCTTGTGGATCAGGTGCCGGCGGCCAGACCCACCGCATCGGCCAGCGCACCCATTTCCAGGTCCAGCAGCGTGCCCGCGTCGTGGCCCATGCCCTTGAAGTTGCCCTGGACTTCGAGGCTGACGATGCCGTGCATGCGGGTCCAGGCGAGTACGGAAGCGGCGAGGGCGGGGACCGGGTCGGCGGCTTCGGGGGCGTAGGCGGCGACCCAGTCGGCGACCGCGGGGGTGTCCGTCACCCAGGCGCGTACCTCGCCGTACAGCGGTTCCGCCGCCGGCCACGGCGCGCCCTCGGCCAGGACGGCCACGAACGGCCCAATGACCGCGCGGGCGCTGTCCGTTGTGTGGGCGGGCGCCTCGTACGCCACGGCGGGCGTGCCCGCGAGGAGCCGGTAGCGGTGGGGCTGGGCGAGGGCCCAGTCGCGGTACGCGTGGGCCAGGGCGAGCAGGCGCTCGCGGGGTGAGCGGGCGGCGACCCGGTGCGCCGCCGTACGGATGGCCTCGGCGGCGTCCTCGTAGCCGTCGCTGATGAGCGCGGTGAGCAGGTCGTCGCGGTTGCGGAAGTACTTGTAGAGGGCCGGGCCCGACATGCCGAGGGTCTTGGCGATGGCGTTGATGCTCAGCGCCTCGATGCCGCCTGCCGCGATCTGCGCCAGCGCGGCCTGCTTGATCTCCTGCTGGACCTGCGCCCGGTAGCGCTGGCGTGGCGTCTGGGCGGGGTCGGGAGCGGGCGCGGGGGTGGACGTGGGGGTGGACGCGGGCTTGGGCGCGGGGGTGGGGCTGGCGGACGGCGGCATGGGGCGGCTCCGGCGGTCACGGACGGGGTGTTCTCCAAGGGAGTGTTCTCCAGGGGAGATGGTATCGGCTGTAGATTTGGTTAGAGCTTGTAGCTATATTGAGTGGTGTTAGCGCGCCCGTGCTCCGGAGTCGCGTTCCTTTGGACGAAGAGGTTTCGCCATGCCTGCCAAGCCCGCCCGCCCGCTGCACGTCGTCCTCGGCACCGGCCCCGCCGGCCTCACGCTGGCCCAGGTCCTGTTGCGTCAGGGCCTGCGCGTACGGACCGTCGACCGCACGGGCCGCACCGTGCTGCCCGGCGCGGAGGCCGTCACCGCGGACCTCGGGTCCCCGGACGCCGCGCGGGAGGCCGTGCGGGGCGCCGAGGTGGTCTACCACTGCGTGAACGTCGCCTACGAGCTCCAGGTCGAGGTGATGCCCGCACTCCAGAAGGTGATCGTGGACGCCGTGGCCGCGGCGGGCGCGCGCCTGGTCGTGATGGACACCCTGTACCCGTACGGTCCGTCCGGCGGCGAGCTGCTGACCGAAAACTCCCCGTGGCGGGCCACCTCCCGCAAGGGCCGGATGCGGGCGGAGCTGGACGAGGCGTACCTGACGGCGCACGAGGCGGGGCGGCTGCCGGTCGTGCTGGCCCGCGCCGCCGACTTCTACGGGCCGCGCGTCCTCAACTCGACGCTCGGCGCGACGACCTTCCCGCCCGCCCTGACCGGCGGCACGGTGATGGCCATCGGCACGCTGGACCTGCCGCACAGCTTCACGTACATCGGGGATGTGGCCCGGGGGCTGGCCCGCCTCGGCCAGGAGCCGGACGAGTACGGGCGGGTCTGGCACCTGCCGACGGCCCCCGCGCCGACCGTGCGTGAGGTGCTGGACCTGGTGCGGGAGTGCGTCGGGACGCCGTTCGAGACCGAGGTGCTGACGGAACCGCGCGCCTGGGGGCCGTTCGACGAGGTCTTCATGGCGGAGTACGCCGAGCTGTTCTACCAGCACACCGAGGGGCAGACGATGGTCTCGGACGCGTTCGAGCAGCGCTTCGGCATGGCGCCGATGCCCCTGCGCGCGGGGATCGGCGCGACTGTCGACTGGTACCGCGGGTGGCTCATGGAGCGGAGTGGGGCGGGCGGTGCGGGCGGCGCGGCGGCCTGACGGACGCCCCGGACGCCCCGGACGCCCTGGCCAACTCGGCCGCCCCGGCCGCCCCGGCCGCCCCGGCCGCCCCGGCCGTCTCGGACACCCTGGCCGCCCCGGATACCCCGGGCAGCCCGGATACCCCGGCCACTTCCGTACGTCCCGGCAGTCGAAGCGCCAGGAGTACGCCGACGGCCGCCACCCCCGCGAGGATCAACAGCGTGGGGCCCATCGCCGAGACGAAGGCGAAGACGGAGGCGGAGGCGGAGGGAGAGGCGGGGGAAGAGGTGGGGGCAGAGGCGGAGGACCAGGTGGCGGGCGAGGCTCCCGCGCCTGCCCCCGCCGTCCCCGCCCCCGCGAACGCGGTCATCAGCATCGTCGCCGCGGCCACCCCCACCGCCGGCCCGACGTTCATCGCCGTCTGCTGGAGGCCGCCCGCCACCCCGGCGGTGTGCGCGGGGGCCTGGCGCACGATCGCGGCCGTCGCGGTGACCATCACCGTCCCGAATCCGGCGCCCAGCAGGAGGAAGCAGCCGCCGATGGCCACGGTGCCCGCATCCTGGTCGAGGCGGGACAACAGGAGGACGCCGGCGGTGAGCAGCAGCGCCCCGCACGTCGTCGTACGGCGCGTGCCGAGCCGCCGCTGCACCGCGGCCGACACCGGGGCGCCCACCACCATCATCACGGCGAGCGGCAGGGTTTCCAGCCCGGCGCGGAACGGGTCCAGCGCGAGTACGTCCTGGAGGTAGTACGTGCAGAGGAACAGGGCGCCGAACATGGCCGCCGTCGCCGTGACCAGGAGGCCGAGCGCGGGGGTGACGCCCGGTGCGCGCAGCACGTCCGGCGGGATCAGCGGGCCGGGGGTGCGCCGCTCGTGCCGTACGAAGACGCCGCCCGCCACGGCGGCGACGGCGAGCCCCAGCACGGTGGCCGGTGCCCAGCCGCTCTCCGGCAGGCCGACGAGTGTGTGCACCAGCCCGCCCAGCGCCACGGCGAGCAGCAGCGCGCCGGGCAGGTCGAGACGTACGGCCGGAGAAGCTGTCCCCGTCGGCTTCGGCATCCGTACGGCAAGGGAGGAGGCCTCCGTCCGCTTCGGCATCCGTACGGCGACAGCCAAGCCACAAGCGGCCAGCGCGGGTACGACGTTGAGGAAGAAGACCGCTCGCCAGCCCAGTTGAGCGGCGAGCGCGCCGCCGAGGACCGGCCCGGCCGCGGCGGCCAGCCCGATCGCGCTCGTCCGCACGGCGATCGGCGTACCGATCCGGTCGGGCGGATAGACGGCCCGCAGCATGCCCAGCGTGGCCGGTTGCAGCAGCGCGCCGAACACGCCCTGGGCGACGCGCAGCCCGATCAGCCAGTGGATGTCGGTGGCCAGTCCGATGCCCGCCGAGGTGAGGGCGAAACCGAGCACTCCGGTGGCGAAGACCTGCCGGTGGCCGTACCGGTCGCCGAGGCGGCCCGCGAGGACGAGCAGGCCCGCCACGGCGATCAGATAGCCGGTGCCCGCCCACTGGACCTGCACGAACGAGGCGCCCAGGTCGCGTTGGAGGGTGGGCTGTACGACGGTCAGCACCGTGCCGTCCAGGGCGACGATCACCGCTCCGGTGATGCTGCTGATGAGGGTGAGGTGCTGGAGGCGGCGCGGGTTCACCGGGGGGCCGGGCCCAGGTGGGCGTCGAGCGCGGCGCGCAGCAGCGGCTCGACGTCGCCGGCGCCGGTCGCCAGCTGGAGCGCGCCCCAGCTCCACAGCTGGGCGATGCCGTGCAGGTTCGCCCAAAGCGCGCCCGCGACGGACTGTGGTTCGGCGGACGGGTAGGTGTCAGTGGTCGGGCGGGTGTCGGTGGTCGGCCAGGTGCCGACGGTCGGGCGGGTGCCGGCCTCTGAGCGCGACCGTACCCGGGCGACCAAGTCGACGAGGGTGGTGAACATCGGCAGACTGGTCTCCCGCAGCCCGAGATGGCCGCTCTCCAGCAGATCGTGGCGGAACATCAGCTCATACATGCCGGGATGCGTACGGGCGAAATCGAGGTAGGCGCGGGCCATGCCGAGAAGTTGGGCGCGCGGGTTCGATTGCGGCTGCGCGTCCGCCTCTGCTGCCAAGTGTTCCGACAATTCCTCGAATCCCCGCCGGGCGATGGCGGACAGCAGAGAGAGATGCGTCGGGAAATAGCGGCGCGGTGCCCCGTGCGAGACGCCCGCGCGGCGCGCGATTTCCCGCAGCGTCAGCGCCTGTACCCCTTCGGCCGCCACGAGTTCGGCTCCGACGGTGACCAGGCGGGCGCGCAGGCCGCCGTCTTCCTGTTCCGGCGCGCCGGGCGCGTTCGTCCTGTCCATAGACACTGTCTACCAGGCCGAGTAGACAGTGTCTACTCGGCGTGAGGAAAGGCCGTGAAGGAAGGGCCGTGAAGCGGCCTTTCAGGGCCGTTAAGCGGCCTTTCAGGGCCGCACCGCACGCCTTCTCCCGTACAGGAGGCCTTCTCCGGCTGCGTACCCGCACCGCACCTCGCACACTGGGAACAATTGCCTCGTCGCACGGGGGAATCCACCGGCGGGGCGCATCAAATCAGCAGGACCGAAGGGGCTGATTTGGGATGCGAGTCGCCGTCATAGGACAGGGATACGTGGGCTTGACCGGAGCGGTCGCCCTGGCCCACCAAGGGCATCACGTCACCGGGATCGAACAGGATCCGGACCGGCTGCGCGTCCTGGAAGCGGGGCGGGCGCCGGTCTTCGAACCCGGGCTGCCGGAGCAGCTGACGGCCGCACAGGCCACCGGCCGGCTCCGCTTCGCCCGTTCCGTCACCGAGACCCACCGGCGGACACCGTTCGACATCGTCCTCGTCACCGTCGGAACACCGCCCGCGCCGGACGGCTCCGCCGACCTGACGCAGGTGACCTCCGTACTGAACGAGGTCCTGCAACTGCTGCCCGCGCCCTGCGTGGTGCTCAAGTCGACCGTGCCGCCCGGCACCAGCGCCATGCTCGCCGAGGCCTACCCGCGGCTGCGCGAACGCTTCGCGTACAACCCGGAGTTCCTCAACCAGGGCAGTGCGCTGGAGGACTGGGCCGTCCCCGCCCGGATCGTGGTCGGCACCTGGCACGAGAACGGACTGCGGGCGCTGCGCGAGCTGTACGCGGAGGTGTCCGCGCCCTGGGTCGAGACGACACCCTCCGGCGCGGAGATGATCAAGTACGCGAGCAACGCCTTCCTCGCCACGAAGATCAGCTTCGCGAACGAGGTGGCCGGCATGTGCTGCGGTCCGGACATCGACATCGACCACGTGATGCTGGGCGTCGGCTTCGACCCCCGTATCGGCCACGCCTTCCTCCAGCCCGGCCTCGGGTACGGCGACTCCTGCCTGCCCAAGGACACCCACGCACTGGCCCACTGGGCGAGCACCGAGGGCCTGGCGACACCGCTGCTGCGCGCCACCATCGCCGTCAACGACGCCCAGTTCGGCCTGGCCATCCAGATGCTGCGCGCCGAACTCGGCGACGGACCCGCCGACGGCCTGGCGGACGCGGAGATAGCGGTACTCGGCGTACGGTACGAGCCCTGGAGCGACGACCTGCGCGCGGCACCCAGCCGTACGGTGGTCCCGGCGCTGCTCGGCCAGGGCGCGCGGGTGCGGGTCTGGGACCCGGGCACCGACGCGGACGCCATCACCGGGCTGTTCCCCGGCGCCCGTGCGGCAGAGGGGCTGACGGAGGCGGTCGAGGGTGCGCACGCCGTCGTCGTGCTGACCGAGTGGCCGCAGGCGATCGAGGCCGACTGGCAGGCGCTGGCCGCCCTGCTCCACGAGCCGCGGCTGATCATCGACGGCAAGAACTGCCTCAATCCCGAGCGGATGGGCGAGCTGTCCGTCCGGTACCGCAGCGTCGGTACCCGGCTGCCCGCCTCGGCCGTCGACGGGCGCGCCGGACCGGCGGCCACGGCCGGTGCCCGCGGTGGCGCCGAGCCGGCACCGGAAGTCGCCGTCCGCGAACTCCCTCCGGAGCCGCCACCCCCTCTCCCAGACCGGTGAATCTCGGGAGGTAAGGGACCATGTGCCGCTCGCTGTGGGTACGGGCACAGGGACACTGCGGTCGGTCCCACAGCGAGAAGAGCGTTTCACGTGAAACAGCCACCCACGCTGGACGATCCGCCTCCGGGCGGAGTCCCCCCGGGCCCCCCGGAGGCGATGCCTGCGGAGCCGTCGGCATGGGCGCCCATGCGCCGCCGGATGTTCCGGGCGCTGTGGACGGCCCAGCTTGCGGCCAACATGGGCACCTGGATGCAGACGGTCGGCGCCCAATGGCTGATGGGCGACCTCGGCGGCGGACCGCTGGAGGTGGCCCTCGTCCAGACGGCCACCACGCTGCCGGTCTTCGCGCTGGTGGTACCGGCCGGCGCGCTGGGTGACATCCTCGACCAGCGGCGGCTGCTCCTCGGCGGGCAGCTGCTGATGTTCCTCGGGGCGGCCGGGCTGGCCGCCGTCACCGGCGCCGACCAGGTGACCCCGACCCTGCTGCTCCTGCTCACCGCCCTCATGGGTGTGGGCGAGGCGTTCTGCATCTCCTCCTTCCAGGCCATCCAGCCCGAGCTGGTCAGCAAGGAGGAGATCCCCCAGGCGGCATTGCTGAACAGCGCCAACGGCAACGTCGCGCGTGCCGCCGGACCGGCCCTGGGCGGCCTGCTCATCTCGGCCGCGGGCCCGGCGGCCACGTTCGGGATCAACGCGCTGTCCTTCCTGGGCGTCATGGTCGTGCTCTACGCCTGGCGACGGCCCGCCACCCACCGGCCGCTGGGCTCGGAGCACGTACGGGGCGCGATCCGCGCGGGAGCCCGGTATGTGCGCAGGGCGCCCGAGTTCGGTGCCGTACTCGGCCGCTCCGGGCTTTTCATGCTGTTCGCGGGCGGGTTGTGGGCGCTGCTCCCGGCGGTCGCGCGCGGCCCGCTGGGCATGAGTGCCGGGGGATACGGGCTGCTGCTGGGCTGTGTCGGCGTGGGCGCGGTGGCCGGCGCGCTCGCGCTGCCCGCCGTACGGCCCCGTACGACGACGAACGGCCTGGTCACCGTCGCCATGGTGCTGTACGCGGCGACCATGGCGGTGATCGGCCTGGTGAACTCATCGATCGTGGCCGCGCTCGCCCTGATCGTCTCGGGCCTGGCCTGGGTGGCCGTGCTGTCCACTCTCTCCGCCTCGGCGCAGATCCTGCTCCCCGTATGGGCACGCACCCGTGCGCTCGCCTACTACCAGCTGGTCTTCATGGGCGGGCAGGCGCTGGGCGGCGTGGGCTGGGGTCTGGTGGCCGACTGGTTCGGCGTGCAGAGCGCGTTCGTGATCGCGGGCATCGGGCTGGTGCTGGCGACCGTCGCGGGCATGCGGACGATGCCGCTGCCCGCCGGGCA encodes:
- a CDS encoding GNAT family N-acetyltransferase; this encodes MWKCEHVVGASLDVGEAAALYRASTLAERRPVEDAERFTRMLAGANLVVTARTEDGRLIGIARSMTDGAYATYLSDLAVDAEFQGQGVGRDLIRVTREAAPQAKLILLSAPGAVGYYPHIGFNHHDSAWTLPGLSA
- a CDS encoding GNAT family N-acetyltransferase, whose amino-acid sequence is MSSPTIIRPYRPEDEPDVTDLWSRAVRKAHPFIEGEGTGERARLLREVYLVQADNWVAEDERDGKVLGLLGLLGSEVGGLFVAPEAQGRGIGTQLLEHAAALRGALTLEAFERNEAARAFYTHLGFTERSRRTDESTGEILVALDRPAPLRSVSWLHVRDGRLLSVRTRGNDTFYLPGGKYEPGETAPEALSRELAEELGLHVPAGELRQAFTIHATAHGVNAGRRLHMTCFTGGPQDIDPAPGREIAEYAWFDRHESRERCAPAHMQVVNRLIAEGRMAA
- a CDS encoding DUF397 domain-containing protein is translated as MSDFAFTKSSYSGGNPGQDCVEAATNVPAVVAVRDSKDASGPVLLFGDREWLVFRSAIIAGCTRPAALIT
- a CDS encoding TetR/AcrR family transcriptional regulator encodes the protein MPPSASPTPAPKPASTPTSTPAPAPDPAQTPRQRYRAQVQQEIKQAALAQIAAGGIEALSINAIAKTLGMSGPALYKYFRNRDDLLTALISDGYEDAAEAIRTAAHRVAARSPRERLLALAHAYRDWALAQPHRYRLLAGTPAVAYEAPAHTTDSARAVIGPFVAVLAEGAPWPAAEPLYGEVRAWVTDTPAVADWVAAYAPEAADPVPALAASVLAWTRMHGIVSLEVQGNFKGMGHDAGTLLDLEMGALADAVGLAAGT
- a CDS encoding NAD-dependent epimerase/dehydratase family protein produces the protein MPAKPARPLHVVLGTGPAGLTLAQVLLRQGLRVRTVDRTGRTVLPGAEAVTADLGSPDAAREAVRGAEVVYHCVNVAYELQVEVMPALQKVIVDAVAAAGARLVVMDTLYPYGPSGGELLTENSPWRATSRKGRMRAELDEAYLTAHEAGRLPVVLARAADFYGPRVLNSTLGATTFPPALTGGTVMAIGTLDLPHSFTYIGDVARGLARLGQEPDEYGRVWHLPTAPAPTVREVLDLVRECVGTPFETEVLTEPRAWGPFDEVFMAEYAELFYQHTEGQTMVSDAFEQRFGMAPMPLRAGIGATVDWYRGWLMERSGAGGAGGAAA
- a CDS encoding MFS transporter, producing the protein MNPRRLQHLTLISSITGAVIVALDGTVLTVVQPTLQRDLGASFVQVQWAGTGYLIAVAGLLVLAGRLGDRYGHRQVFATGVLGFALTSAGIGLATDIHWLIGLRVAQGVFGALLQPATLGMLRAVYPPDRIGTPIAVRTSAIGLAAAAGPVLGGALAAQLGWRAVFFLNVVPALAACGLAVAVRMPKRTEASSLAVRMPKPTGTASPAVRLDLPGALLLAVALGGLVHTLVGLPESGWAPATVLGLAVAAVAGGVFVRHERRTPGPLIPPDVLRAPGVTPALGLLVTATAAMFGALFLCTYYLQDVLALDPFRAGLETLPLAVMMVVGAPVSAAVQRRLGTRRTTTCGALLLTAGVLLLSRLDQDAGTVAIGGCFLLLGAGFGTVMVTATAAIVRQAPAHTAGVAGGLQQTAMNVGPAVGVAAATMLMTAFAGAGTAGAGAGASPATWSSASAPTSSPASPSASASVFAFVSAMGPTLLILAGVAAVGVLLALRLPGRTEVAGVSGLPGVSGAARVSETAGAAGAAGAAGAAELARASGASGASVRPPRRPHRPPHSAP
- a CDS encoding TetR/AcrR family transcriptional regulator, which gives rise to MDRTNAPGAPEQEDGGLRARLVTVGAELVAAEGVQALTLREIARRAGVSHGAPRRYFPTHLSLLSAIARRGFEELSEHLAAEADAQPQSNPRAQLLGMARAYLDFARTHPGMYELMFRHDLLESGHLGLRETSLPMFTTLVDLVARVRSRSEAGTRPTVGTWPTTDTRPTTDTYPSAEPQSVAGALWANLHGIAQLWSWGALQLATGAGDVEPLLRAALDAHLGPAPR
- a CDS encoding UDP-glucose dehydrogenase family protein, with the translated sequence MRVAVIGQGYVGLTGAVALAHQGHHVTGIEQDPDRLRVLEAGRAPVFEPGLPEQLTAAQATGRLRFARSVTETHRRTPFDIVLVTVGTPPAPDGSADLTQVTSVLNEVLQLLPAPCVVLKSTVPPGTSAMLAEAYPRLRERFAYNPEFLNQGSALEDWAVPARIVVGTWHENGLRALRELYAEVSAPWVETTPSGAEMIKYASNAFLATKISFANEVAGMCCGPDIDIDHVMLGVGFDPRIGHAFLQPGLGYGDSCLPKDTHALAHWASTEGLATPLLRATIAVNDAQFGLAIQMLRAELGDGPADGLADAEIAVLGVRYEPWSDDLRAAPSRTVVPALLGQGARVRVWDPGTDADAITGLFPGARAAEGLTEAVEGAHAVVVLTEWPQAIEADWQALAALLHEPRLIIDGKNCLNPERMGELSVRYRSVGTRLPASAVDGRAGPAATAGARGGAEPAPEVAVRELPPEPPPPLPDR
- a CDS encoding MFS transporter encodes the protein MPAEPSAWAPMRRRMFRALWTAQLAANMGTWMQTVGAQWLMGDLGGGPLEVALVQTATTLPVFALVVPAGALGDILDQRRLLLGGQLLMFLGAAGLAAVTGADQVTPTLLLLLTALMGVGEAFCISSFQAIQPELVSKEEIPQAALLNSANGNVARAAGPALGGLLISAAGPAATFGINALSFLGVMVVLYAWRRPATHRPLGSEHVRGAIRAGARYVRRAPEFGAVLGRSGLFMLFAGGLWALLPAVARGPLGMSAGGYGLLLGCVGVGAVAGALALPAVRPRTTTNGLVTVAMVLYAATMAVIGLVNSSIVAALALIVSGLAWVAVLSTLSASAQILLPVWARTRALAYYQLVFMGGQALGGVGWGLVADWFGVQSAFVIAGIGLVLATVAGMRTMPLPAGHIDMEHVQHWPEPESMETPGRNLGPVLVIVEWQVDRANAEAFIQAMRPVGQARRRTGATIWGLYEDMDDPTVFLETFTVVSEREHLRQHLERGTKKDQELELRARGLTRPGTAPRVRHLIWAYALDRSDELSDHDGGMTANDGELSAHRH